In Micromonospora sp. WMMA1363, a genomic segment contains:
- the sigB gene encoding RNA polymerase sigma factor SigB produces the protein MMEHRTRPVGTIDADHGTETLTDLDATDERGISTDLVRAYLNGIGKTKLLTAAQEVELARRIEAGLFAEEKLATCTPVSAALRADLKLIAAEGRAAKNHLLEANLRLVVSIAKRYTGRGMAFLDLIQEGNLGLIRAVEKFDYAKGYKFSTYATWWIRQAITRAMADQARTIRIPVHMVEQVNRMVRARRELSISLGREPTVAEVSQALNIPEYQVIELISFDREPVSLDQAVGEDGESALGDFVASVGPTAGPDDAAAQGELRQEVSVVLATLSQREQAVIRLRFGLDDGRQRTLDEVGREFGLSRERIRQIEKVTLLKLRAPERAQRLEAYAC, from the coding sequence ATGATGGAGCACCGGACGCGCCCGGTTGGCACGATCGACGCCGACCACGGCACCGAGACCTTGACCGACCTGGACGCCACCGACGAGCGCGGCATCTCCACGGACCTCGTGCGGGCGTACCTCAACGGCATCGGCAAGACGAAGCTGCTGACCGCCGCGCAGGAGGTCGAGCTGGCCCGCCGCATCGAGGCCGGGCTCTTCGCCGAGGAGAAACTCGCCACCTGCACCCCGGTCTCCGCAGCACTGCGGGCCGACCTGAAGCTGATCGCCGCCGAGGGGCGGGCCGCCAAGAATCACCTGCTGGAGGCGAACCTACGCCTCGTCGTGAGCATCGCCAAGCGGTACACGGGCCGCGGGATGGCCTTCCTGGACCTGATCCAGGAAGGCAACCTCGGCCTGATCCGCGCGGTCGAGAAGTTCGACTACGCCAAGGGCTACAAGTTCTCCACCTACGCCACCTGGTGGATCCGCCAGGCGATCACCCGCGCCATGGCCGACCAGGCCCGCACCATCCGCATCCCGGTGCACATGGTCGAGCAGGTCAATCGGATGGTGCGGGCCCGCCGGGAGTTGTCGATCTCGCTCGGCCGGGAGCCCACCGTCGCGGAGGTGTCCCAGGCGCTGAACATCCCCGAGTACCAGGTGATCGAGCTGATCTCGTTCGACCGGGAGCCGGTGAGCCTGGACCAGGCAGTCGGCGAGGACGGAGAGAGCGCGCTCGGTGACTTCGTCGCGTCGGTCGGACCGACGGCCGGCCCGGACGACGCCGCCGCCCAGGGTGAGCTGCGCCAGGAGGTGAGCGTCGTGCTCGCCACGCTGTCCCAGCGCGAGCAGGCGGTGATCCGGCTCCGGTTCGGGCTGGACGACGGCCGGCAGCGCACGCTGGACGAGGTCGGACGGGAGTTCGGTCTGTCCCGCGAGCGGATCCGGCAGATCGAGAAGGTGACACTGCTGAAGCTGCGGGCCCCGGAGCGGGCGCAGCGCCTGGAGGCGTACGCCTGCTGA
- a CDS encoding sporulation protein produces the protein MVFKRLMQAMGVGGPSVETVLANPNCRPGGQLEGTVHVAGGDHPVDISYVALGLVTRVEVESGDNDYETTEEFHRQHITGSFRLEAGQRYDVPFRFDVPWETPLTELYGQHLRGMTMGLRTELEVARAVDKGDLDAVAVHPLPSQERILEAFLRLGFRFARADVERGHIYGVRQTLPFYQEIEFYPAPQYASGINQLEVTFVTDPHQIQVVLELDKRGGLFTEGRDAFGRFSVDHVTADRTDWTAQLDAWLRQSLQRRGLFG, from the coding sequence GTGGTCTTCAAGCGGCTCATGCAGGCGATGGGCGTCGGCGGCCCCTCGGTGGAAACCGTTCTGGCGAATCCGAACTGCCGCCCCGGCGGCCAACTGGAGGGGACCGTCCACGTCGCGGGCGGCGACCACCCGGTCGACATTTCGTACGTGGCGCTGGGCCTGGTCACCCGGGTCGAGGTGGAGAGCGGTGACAACGACTACGAGACCACCGAGGAGTTCCACCGCCAGCACATCACCGGCTCGTTCCGGCTGGAGGCCGGGCAGCGGTACGACGTCCCGTTCCGCTTCGACGTGCCCTGGGAGACCCCGCTCACCGAGCTGTACGGCCAGCACCTGCGCGGCATGACGATGGGCCTGCGGACCGAGTTGGAGGTGGCTCGCGCGGTCGACAAGGGCGACCTGGACGCCGTGGCCGTGCATCCGCTGCCGTCGCAGGAGCGGATCCTGGAGGCGTTCCTGCGGCTGGGCTTCCGGTTCGCCCGCGCCGACGTCGAGCGCGGCCACATCTACGGAGTGCGGCAGACGCTGCCGTTCTATCAGGAGATCGAGTTCTACCCGGCGCCGCAGTACGCCAGCGGGATCAACCAGCTCGAGGTCACCTTCGTGACCGATCCACACCAGATCCAGGTCGTGCTGGAGTTGGACAAGCGGGGCGGCCTGTTCACCGAGGGCCGCGACGCCTTCGGCCGCTTCTCGGTCGACCACGTGACCGCCGACCGCACCGACTGGACCGCCCAGCTCGACGCCTGGCTGCGCCAGTCCCTCCAGCGCCGCGGCCTCTTCGGCTGA
- the dtd gene encoding D-aminoacyl-tRNA deacylase, with the protein MRAVVQTVGRASVTVGDEVVGDIDDGLLVLLGVTHSDTVETARAMARKVHELRLLDDERSAADTGAPILVVSQFTLYGDARKGRRPTWTAAAPAAVAEPLVDAVVAALRDRGATVETGRFRTHMLVESVNVGPRTIVLEL; encoded by the coding sequence ATGCGGGCGGTGGTGCAGACGGTTGGCCGGGCCAGCGTGACGGTCGGCGACGAGGTGGTCGGCGACATCGACGACGGTCTGCTGGTGCTGCTCGGCGTGACCCATTCCGACACCGTTGAGACGGCGCGCGCGATGGCCCGCAAGGTGCACGAGCTGCGCCTCCTCGACGACGAGCGGTCCGCCGCCGACACCGGCGCGCCGATCCTGGTGGTCAGCCAGTTCACCCTCTACGGCGACGCCCGCAAGGGCCGCCGTCCCACCTGGACGGCGGCGGCCCCCGCCGCGGTCGCCGAGCCCCTGGTGGACGCGGTGGTAGCGGCGCTGCGCGACCGCGGCGCCACGGTGGAGACCGGCCGCTTTCGCACCCACATGCTGGTGGAGAGCGTCAACGTCGGCCCCCGCACCATCGTCCTGGAGCTGTAG